A single Brevundimonas sp. M20 DNA region contains:
- a CDS encoding beta/gamma crystallin-related protein: MFIETLAAVALMSAANGQERAPALGGGQERVAPRGDYRDSCSGEYVNRGRLYADCRTRRGDIRGTSIELNRCGNYEIRNNDGLLVCGPVRGEYEDRPGGGNGGGWGGGGGGWGGRASITVYRDANFRGASYNFSDAIPNLANSGLNDAISSMQLRGEWEVCTDAYYRGNCRTFRDDVRNLQQWGINDRISSLRPVRRGGR, encoded by the coding sequence ATGTTTATCGAGACACTTGCCGCAGTGGCGTTGATGTCGGCCGCAAACGGCCAGGAGCGGGCGCCCGCCTTGGGCGGCGGTCAGGAGCGCGTCGCCCCCCGTGGTGACTACCGCGACTCCTGCAGCGGGGAGTATGTGAACCGCGGTCGCCTGTACGCCGACTGCCGCACCCGTCGTGGCGACATTCGCGGCACCTCGATCGAGCTCAATCGCTGCGGAAACTATGAAATTCGCAACAACGACGGCCTGCTGGTCTGTGGTCCGGTGCGTGGCGAGTATGAAGATCGTCCGGGCGGCGGCAACGGCGGCGGTTGGGGTGGCGGCGGTGGTGGCTGGGGCGGTCGCGCCTCGATCACCGTGTATCGGGACGCCAACTTCCGCGGAGCCTCCTACAATTTCTCGGACGCGATCCCGAACCTGGCCAACTCCGGCCTGAACGACGCCATCAGCTCAATGCAGTTGCGCGGCGAGTGGGAGGTCTGCACGGACGCCTACTATCGCGGCAACTGCCGGACGTTCCGTGACGACGTTCGCAACCTGCAACAGTGGGGCATCAACGATCGCATCTCGTCGCTGCGCCCCGTGCGGCGCGGCGGTCGCTGA
- a CDS encoding ABC transporter ATP-binding protein, producing MTAALTLENVSKRYGEFQAVRDLSFEVPKGSICGFLGPNGAGKTSTLRMILGLQPATSGRISILGADDGRRVRDRIGFLPEERGLYKKMTPVDAIAFFGSLKGLPLGEGRKRAKEMLDAQGLGASKRKKMKELSKGMAQKVQLISSVVHRPEFVILDEPFSGLDPVNQQGLEQMIRGLAADGATVLFSTHVMQHAERLCDKVVLLARGRKAFEGTVAEARATSRRFLELEGAIDPDQAARLPGVTGIEVLSDADGVRVLKAAMAQGAHGQDALKAAFIGGLDVRRFELREPTLHDAFIDLTGVRPDVDQSVKSTGAEAAR from the coding sequence ATGACGGCGGCATTGACGCTGGAGAATGTGAGCAAGCGGTACGGCGAGTTTCAGGCCGTGCGCGACCTCAGCTTTGAGGTGCCCAAGGGCTCCATCTGCGGGTTCCTGGGACCGAACGGGGCTGGCAAGACCTCGACCCTGCGGATGATCCTTGGACTTCAGCCCGCGACGTCGGGCCGGATCAGCATTCTGGGCGCCGACGACGGCCGCCGGGTGCGCGACCGGATCGGCTTCCTCCCGGAAGAACGCGGACTCTACAAGAAGATGACGCCGGTGGACGCCATCGCCTTCTTCGGCTCGCTGAAGGGCCTGCCGCTGGGCGAGGGGCGCAAGCGGGCCAAGGAGATGCTGGACGCGCAGGGGCTGGGCGCCTCCAAGCGCAAGAAGATGAAGGAGCTGTCCAAAGGGATGGCCCAGAAGGTTCAGCTGATCTCGTCGGTGGTGCACCGGCCCGAGTTCGTGATCCTGGACGAGCCCTTCTCGGGGCTGGACCCGGTGAACCAGCAGGGACTGGAGCAGATGATCCGGGGGCTGGCCGCCGATGGGGCGACTGTCCTGTTCTCGACCCATGTGATGCAGCACGCCGAGCGGCTGTGCGACAAGGTCGTGCTGCTGGCGCGGGGCCGAAAGGCCTTCGAAGGCACGGTCGCGGAGGCGCGGGCGACCTCGCGGCGCTTCCTCGAGCTGGAGGGCGCGATTGACCCGGATCAGGCCGCCCGCCTGCCGGGGGTGACCGGTATCGAGGTGCTGTCCGACGCGGATGGCGTGCGGGTGCTGAAAGCCGCGATGGCGCAGGGTGCGCACGGGCAGGATGCGCTGAAGGCCGCCTTCATCGGCGGGCTGGACGTGCGCCGCTTCGAACTGCGCGAACCGACCCTGCATGACGCCTTTATCGATCTGACGGGCGTTCGGCCCGATGTCGATCAGTCCGTGAAGTCGACCGGCGCGGAGGCCGCCCGATGA
- a CDS encoding cell wall metabolism sensor histidine kinase WalK produces the protein MPYEAAQSPVAPSSASRLWTVGASAGVSVVVLLLLAIFQPTLAPWLIGAALLVSVSTWAINRRPRSAAVADAEAEAAPDLTDVADPRLLDSAFEALGDPVLVISGGEADDIAGRRVMLANAAARELFRIQREGALLVSAVREPSVLEAVDEALFGGLDRTTDYSGVGAQTRHWRALTRPLTTATGDGRLALLVLRDETDVRRMELMRVDFLANASHELKTPLASLAGFIETLKGHAKDDPKARDRFLDIMAVQADRMSRLVADLLSLSRIELNEHVPPAGRVDLARATVDVMDAVSILSAERDVTVRLDDREVSAPVHGDRDEIVQVVQNLVDNAIKYSPSGDTVEIIIRPDVTLDEASAPWSGGNREGGITRLPLVTPDREAGKRYAAITVRDHGPGMAREHLPRLTERFYRVEGQKSGERSGTGLGLAIVKHIVNRHRGGLTVESAPGQGAVFTAYFPVAHKAAGRIDATAA, from the coding sequence ATGCCCTACGAAGCCGCACAGTCCCCCGTCGCCCCGTCCTCGGCCTCGCGCCTATGGACCGTGGGGGCCAGCGCCGGGGTGTCGGTCGTCGTGCTGCTTTTGCTCGCGATCTTCCAGCCCACGCTCGCGCCATGGCTGATCGGCGCGGCGCTTCTGGTGTCCGTGTCGACCTGGGCGATCAACCGTCGACCGCGCTCCGCCGCCGTCGCGGACGCCGAGGCGGAAGCCGCGCCGGATCTCACCGACGTGGCCGACCCTCGCCTTCTGGACAGCGCCTTCGAGGCCTTGGGCGACCCGGTTCTGGTCATCTCGGGCGGCGAGGCGGACGATATCGCGGGCCGGCGGGTGATGCTGGCCAACGCCGCCGCGCGCGAGCTTTTCCGCATCCAGCGCGAAGGCGCCCTGCTGGTCTCGGCGGTGCGCGAACCCTCGGTGCTCGAAGCGGTGGACGAAGCCCTGTTCGGCGGACTCGATCGCACCACTGACTACTCCGGCGTCGGCGCCCAGACGCGCCACTGGCGCGCTCTCACCCGTCCCCTGACCACCGCGACCGGCGATGGACGGCTGGCCCTGCTGGTCCTGCGCGACGAGACCGACGTGCGGCGTATGGAGCTGATGCGGGTCGACTTCCTGGCCAACGCCTCGCACGAGCTGAAGACCCCGCTGGCCTCGCTGGCGGGCTTTATCGAAACGCTCAAGGGCCACGCCAAGGACGACCCCAAGGCCCGCGACCGCTTCCTCGACATCATGGCGGTTCAGGCCGACCGCATGAGCCGCCTCGTGGCCGATCTGCTGTCGCTCAGCCGGATCGAGCTGAACGAGCACGTCCCGCCCGCGGGCCGCGTCGATCTGGCCCGCGCCACCGTCGACGTCATGGACGCCGTCAGCATCCTTTCGGCTGAACGCGACGTCACCGTGCGGCTGGACGACCGAGAGGTCTCGGCCCCCGTCCACGGCGACCGCGACGAGATCGTTCAGGTCGTCCAGAACCTCGTCGACAACGCAATCAAATATTCGCCCTCCGGTGACACGGTGGAGATCATCATTCGGCCTGACGTCACGCTGGATGAAGCCTCCGCCCCCTGGTCGGGCGGCAACCGCGAAGGCGGGATCACCCGTCTGCCGCTGGTCACCCCGGACCGTGAGGCGGGCAAGCGCTACGCCGCCATCACCGTGCGCGACCACGGCCCCGGCATGGCCCGCGAGCACCTGCCCCGCCTGACCGAGCGCTTCTACCGGGTCGAGGGCCAGAAAAGCGGCGAACGCTCCGGCACGGGCCTCGGCCTCGCCATCGTCAAACACATCGTCAATCGCCATCGCGGCGGCCTGACGGTCGAAAGCGCGCCGGGTCAGGGCGCGGTCTTCACCGCCTACTTCCCCGTGGCCCACAAGGCCGCCGGGCGGATCGACGCGACCGCCGCGTGA
- a CDS encoding GGDEF domain-containing protein, which translates to MTDAAVIDPYAEIERLRAELESLRARAEAAEAAADHDVLTPALNRRGFVAAMKSAMAYCQRHETPAVLLYLDLDGFKGVNDRLGHAAGDAALVHVATMMKANLRESDALGRLGGDEFGLLMLNAGLDEGREKARRLAETLRSEPFEFEGQATGLGGSFGVRAWAGQADPEIWLAEADAAMWVRKKGR; encoded by the coding sequence GTGACCGACGCGGCCGTCATCGACCCCTATGCCGAGATCGAGCGGCTGCGCGCCGAGCTCGAAAGCCTGCGCGCGCGCGCCGAGGCGGCCGAGGCGGCGGCGGATCACGACGTCCTGACGCCCGCCCTGAACCGTCGCGGGTTCGTCGCGGCGATGAAGAGCGCCATGGCCTATTGCCAGCGTCACGAGACCCCGGCGGTGCTGCTGTATCTCGATCTGGACGGCTTCAAGGGCGTCAACGACCGGCTGGGGCACGCGGCGGGGGACGCGGCGCTGGTGCATGTCGCCACGATGATGAAGGCCAATCTGCGCGAGTCGGACGCCCTGGGCCGTCTGGGCGGGGATGAGTTCGGCCTGCTGATGCTGAACGCCGGGCTGGACGAGGGGCGCGAGAAGGCGCGGCGTCTGGCGGAGACGCTGCGGTCAGAGCCGTTCGAATTCGAAGGGCAGGCCACCGGACTGGGCGGCTCGTTCGGCGTGCGCGCCTGGGCCGGGCAGGCCGATCCGGAAATCTGGCTGGCCGAAGCCGACGCCGCCATGTGGGTCAGGAAGAAGGGCCGGTAG
- a CDS encoding YdcH family protein gives MNDDEPFLSEEELALHARLKDLQLEHADLDASIEALGHMPIPDQLMIARLKRKKLTLKDEIVKIEARILPDIIA, from the coding sequence ATGAACGACGACGAACCTTTCCTGTCCGAGGAAGAACTGGCGCTGCACGCCCGCCTCAAGGACCTCCAGCTCGAGCACGCCGATCTCGACGCCTCCATCGAGGCGCTCGGCCATATGCCGATTCCGGACCAGCTCATGATCGCCCGCCTGAAGCGCAAGAAGCTGACTCTCAAGGACGAGATCGTGAAGATCGAGGCCCGCATCCTGCCGGACATCATCGCCTAG
- a CDS encoding ABC transporter permease, producing MNRMFLIARREYAAYAMTVGFWVSLLAFPAFAVLGGAVPALIRSSEPVREVVIVEEGPQAAGLAASIQDALRRDADRQRERADEAVKKATAASGGVSNPAATQGAMAALSRPPLKIVDTPADIASAAPGQTQDAAVRRHLSDETPKDERLDAVVFLTRDAQGKPAARVWSARATDDTVEDFVRDALRSANRKTVFEGAGIDAGVVEAAEQFRPDVKAFSPRSAGDGEVSFRDRLPMLMGLAGGFLLWSLIITGASILLNSVMEEKSNKILEVLLSSASATEILAGKVLGVAMLTLTMMLAWGGLGAGVLIAFQPQYAVMAGDVLWQGGMLAWFIAFMVGGYLMYAVLFAAIGAFCETPRDAQTLMGPIMMVLVVPIMIMTMTLRSPDAPLIQYLSWVPFFTPFLMMARLHSDVPLVELIGALAGMFAFALLMVWVSGRAFRAGALSDVKLSWKSFVGAVRGGGN from the coding sequence ATGAACCGCATGTTCCTGATCGCGCGGCGCGAATACGCCGCCTACGCCATGACGGTGGGCTTCTGGGTGTCGCTGCTGGCCTTCCCGGCGTTCGCCGTGCTGGGCGGCGCGGTGCCCGCCCTGATCCGATCGTCCGAGCCGGTGCGCGAGGTCGTCATCGTCGAGGAAGGCCCGCAGGCCGCCGGTCTGGCGGCCTCGATCCAGGACGCCCTGCGTCGGGACGCGGACCGTCAGCGCGAACGCGCCGACGAAGCGGTGAAGAAGGCGACCGCCGCCAGCGGCGGGGTCAGCAATCCGGCGGCGACCCAGGGCGCGATGGCCGCCCTGTCGCGTCCGCCGCTGAAGATCGTCGACACCCCGGCCGATATCGCCTCGGCCGCGCCGGGTCAGACGCAGGATGCGGCTGTGCGTCGTCACCTGTCGGACGAGACGCCGAAGGACGAACGGCTGGACGCCGTGGTCTTCCTGACCCGGGACGCGCAGGGCAAGCCCGCCGCCCGGGTATGGAGCGCCCGCGCCACCGACGACACGGTCGAGGACTTCGTCCGCGACGCCCTGCGCTCGGCCAACCGCAAGACGGTGTTCGAGGGCGCGGGCATCGACGCCGGCGTCGTTGAAGCCGCCGAGCAGTTCCGCCCGGACGTGAAGGCCTTCTCGCCCCGCTCCGCCGGAGACGGCGAGGTGTCGTTCCGCGACCGTCTGCCGATGCTGATGGGTCTGGCCGGGGGCTTCCTGCTGTGGTCGCTGATCATCACCGGGGCCTCGATCCTGCTGAACAGCGTGATGGAGGAGAAGTCGAACAAGATCCTTGAGGTCCTGCTGTCCTCGGCGTCCGCGACGGAGATCCTGGCGGGCAAGGTGCTGGGCGTGGCGATGCTGACCCTGACCATGATGCTGGCCTGGGGCGGGCTGGGCGCGGGGGTTCTGATCGCCTTCCAGCCCCAGTATGCGGTCATGGCGGGCGACGTCCTGTGGCAGGGTGGAATGCTGGCCTGGTTCATCGCCTTCATGGTCGGCGGCTATCTGATGTACGCGGTGCTGTTCGCGGCCATCGGCGCCTTCTGCGAGACGCCGCGTGACGCCCAGACCCTGATGGGCCCGATCATGATGGTGCTGGTCGTGCCGATCATGATCATGACCATGACCCTGCGTTCTCCGGATGCGCCGCTGATCCAGTACCTGTCATGGGTGCCCTTCTTCACGCCCTTCCTGATGATGGCGCGGCTGCATTCGGACGTGCCGCTGGTCGAACTGATCGGCGCACTGGCCGGGATGTTCGCCTTCGCCCTGCTGATGGTGTGGGTCTCGGGCCGGGCCTTCCGCGCCGGCGCCCTGTCGGATGTGAAGCTGAGCTGGAAGAGCTTCGTCGGCGCGGTCCGAGGGGGAGGCAACTGA
- a CDS encoding 5-(carboxyamino)imidazole ribonucleotide synthase: MTGLPLPPGSTLGILGGGQLGRMLSQAASRLGFNVVILDPEENSPAGRVSQRQVIAAYDDPTALQVLGRVAQAVTFEFENVPAASVQTLMDSGARVAPGARALAVAQDRVDEKTFLNSVGATTVDFAAVDSVDDLVAGLERLGVPALLKTRREGYDGKGQVWVRALSEAADAWNAIDGKPAILEAKAAFTRELSVIAARGREGQLAVYPLGENIHEGGVLRTTLAPAEVDTKTDARAREIAAAILNGLDYVGVLGVELFDLGKGVLLVNEIAPRVHNTGHWTQDGCVCDQFEQHIRAVAGWPLGPTEPHARVEMTNLLGDEVDQWQALAAEPDARLHLYGKAEARPGRKMAHVNRVSGL, from the coding sequence GTGACCGGACTGCCCCTCCCCCCCGGTTCGACCCTCGGCATCCTCGGCGGCGGACAGCTGGGCCGCATGCTCAGCCAGGCCGCCTCGCGCCTTGGCTTCAATGTCGTCATCCTCGATCCCGAAGAGAACAGCCCCGCGGGCCGGGTCTCACAGAGGCAGGTCATCGCCGCCTATGACGATCCTACCGCCCTTCAGGTGCTGGGCCGCGTGGCGCAGGCCGTGACCTTCGAGTTCGAGAACGTCCCCGCCGCCTCGGTCCAGACCCTGATGGACAGCGGCGCCCGGGTCGCGCCGGGCGCCCGCGCCCTCGCCGTCGCCCAGGACCGGGTGGACGAAAAGACCTTCCTCAACAGCGTCGGCGCCACCACCGTCGATTTCGCCGCCGTGGACAGCGTCGATGATCTGGTCGCCGGTCTGGAGCGCCTCGGCGTCCCCGCCCTGCTGAAGACCCGCCGCGAGGGCTATGACGGAAAGGGCCAGGTCTGGGTCCGCGCCCTCTCCGAGGCCGCCGACGCCTGGAACGCCATCGACGGCAAGCCCGCCATCCTCGAGGCGAAAGCCGCCTTCACCCGCGAACTGTCGGTCATCGCCGCGCGCGGCCGTGAGGGTCAGCTCGCCGTCTATCCGCTGGGCGAGAACATTCACGAGGGCGGTGTCCTGCGCACCACCCTCGCACCGGCCGAGGTCGATACGAAGACCGACGCCCGCGCCCGCGAGATCGCCGCCGCCATCCTGAACGGCCTCGACTATGTCGGCGTGCTGGGGGTCGAGCTGTTCGACCTCGGCAAGGGCGTCCTGCTGGTCAACGAGATCGCGCCGCGCGTCCACAACACCGGCCACTGGACCCAGGACGGCTGCGTCTGCGACCAGTTCGAACAGCACATCCGCGCCGTCGCCGGCTGGCCTCTGGGCCCCACCGAGCCGCACGCCCGCGTCGAGATGACCAATCTGCTGGGCGACGAAGTCGATCAGTGGCAGGCGCTCGCCGCCGAACCCGACGCCCGCCTGCATCTCTACGGCAAGGCGGAAGCCCGCCCGGGCCGGAAAATGGCGCATGTGAACCGGGTGTCGGGGCTGTAG
- a CDS encoding TIGR02444 family protein, producing the protein MSDTETFGLWDWSLRAWAVAAVHTAALDLQDAQGQNLPLILWAAWCARTGRVPDADDIEAACDTARVWQETAVAPLRAVRRALKSRMPDFEDADREAIRAQVKAIELDAEKRLLATLEALAPAPAGAAKPVLPALIAVAREWSPITPRRSLELFAERLPA; encoded by the coding sequence ATGAGCGATACCGAAACCTTCGGCCTCTGGGACTGGTCGCTGCGGGCCTGGGCGGTCGCCGCTGTCCATACCGCCGCCCTCGATCTTCAGGACGCCCAGGGCCAGAACCTGCCCCTCATCCTGTGGGCCGCGTGGTGCGCCCGCACCGGCCGCGTCCCCGACGCTGATGACATCGAGGCGGCCTGCGATACCGCCCGTGTCTGGCAGGAAACCGCCGTCGCCCCCCTTCGCGCCGTCCGTCGCGCTCTCAAGAGCCGCATGCCTGACTTCGAGGATGCCGACCGCGAAGCCATCCGCGCCCAGGTGAAGGCCATAGAGCTGGACGCCGAAAAACGCCTGCTGGCCACGCTGGAAGCCCTTGCGCCCGCGCCCGCCGGAGCCGCGAAACCGGTTCTGCCCGCCCTGATCGCCGTGGCCCGCGAGTGGTCGCCGATCACCCCGCGCCGATCGCTTGAACTCTTCGCAGAACGCCTTCCGGCCTGA
- a CDS encoding YdcH family protein, with protein sequence MTIEARIRELGNRHRNLDETIQREIRNPATDSLRVRELKQQKLRLKEEITSLEARSH encoded by the coding sequence ATGACCATCGAAGCTCGTATCCGCGAACTGGGAAACCGTCATCGCAACCTGGATGAGACCATCCAGCGCGAGATCCGGAACCCGGCAACGGACTCGCTTCGCGTAAGGGAGCTCAAGCAGCAGAAGCTTCGGCTCAAGGAAGAGATCACCAGTCTGGAGGCGCGTAGCCACTAG
- a CDS encoding COQ9 family protein codes for MTQTPEPDWADRMEQAVLDAAIARAPVLGWNARLVRAACEDNGLSLGDEELLLPNGARDLAALFSRRHDDRALEALSAVEPASLKIRERIARAVSERLEAAAADLEAAKKCAAFLALPVNADLGLKLAWEGADQIWQWSGDTATDWNHYSKRTIVSGILIPALTMRLFDGKARADAFVAARIENVMTFEKWKAGKDFDAPLRKLTEALSRVRYGAKG; via the coding sequence ATGACACAGACGCCAGAACCGGATTGGGCCGACCGCATGGAGCAGGCCGTGCTGGACGCGGCCATCGCCCGAGCGCCCGTCTTGGGCTGGAACGCGCGGCTGGTGCGGGCGGCCTGCGAGGACAATGGCCTGTCGCTCGGGGATGAGGAACTGCTGCTGCCCAACGGCGCGCGCGATCTGGCCGCCCTGTTCTCGCGCCGCCATGACGACCGGGCGCTGGAGGCCCTGTCGGCGGTGGAGCCTGCGTCGCTGAAGATTCGCGAGCGAATCGCCCGCGCGGTGTCGGAACGGCTGGAAGCTGCGGCAGCCGATCTGGAGGCGGCGAAGAAGTGCGCGGCCTTCCTGGCCCTGCCGGTCAACGCCGATCTGGGGCTGAAGCTGGCATGGGAAGGCGCCGATCAGATCTGGCAGTGGTCCGGGGACACGGCCACGGACTGGAACCACTATTCCAAGCGCACCATCGTGTCGGGCATCCTGATCCCGGCGCTGACCATGCGTCTGTTCGACGGCAAGGCGCGCGCCGACGCCTTCGTGGCCGCCCGCATCGAGAACGTCATGACCTTCGAGAAATGGAAGGCCGGCAAGGATTTCGACGCGCCGCTGCGCAAGCTGACCGAGGCGCTGAGCCGGGTCAGGTACGGGGCGAAGGGGTAG
- the purE gene encoding 5-(carboxyamino)imidazole ribonucleotide mutase: MATETPPVAIIMGSRSDWPTMKHAADALDALGVAWEAKVVSAHRTPQRLVEFSTGARAAGFKVIIAGAGGAAHLPGMAASMTELPVLGVPVQSRALKGLDSLLSIVQMPGGVPVATLAIGEAGAKNAGLLAGQILALNDPALMERLTAYRDAQTASVLETVED; this comes from the coding sequence ATGGCGACCGAGACCCCGCCGGTGGCGATCATCATGGGCAGTCGTTCGGACTGGCCGACCATGAAACACGCCGCCGACGCCCTCGACGCACTCGGCGTGGCCTGGGAAGCGAAGGTCGTCAGCGCCCACCGCACGCCCCAACGCCTCGTCGAGTTCTCGACCGGCGCCCGCGCCGCGGGCTTCAAGGTCATCATCGCCGGCGCCGGCGGCGCGGCCCACCTGCCCGGCATGGCGGCCTCCATGACCGAGTTGCCGGTTCTCGGCGTGCCGGTTCAGTCCAGGGCGCTCAAGGGCCTCGATAGCCTGCTCTCCATCGTCCAGATGCCCGGCGGCGTGCCCGTCGCCACGCTCGCCATCGGGGAGGCGGGGGCGAAGAACGCGGGCCTGCTGGCCGGTCAGATTCTGGCGCTGAACGATCCGGCGCTGATGGAGCGGCTGACCGCCTACCGCGACGCCCAGACCGCCTCCGTGCTTGAAACGGTCGAGGACTGA
- the rpsU gene encoding 30S ribosomal protein S21: protein MVQIFVRDNNVDQALKALKKKMQREGSFREMKRHVHYEKPSEKRARQKAEAVRRARKLARKRAQREGLLPAPKPRAPR, encoded by the coding sequence CTGGTTCAGATTTTCGTCCGCGACAACAACGTCGATCAGGCCCTCAAGGCCCTGAAGAAGAAGATGCAGCGCGAAGGCAGCTTCCGCGAAATGAAGCGTCACGTGCATTACGAAAAGCCGTCGGAAAAGCGCGCTCGCCAGAAGGCTGAAGCCGTCCGTCGCGCCCGCAAGCTGGCCCGCAAGCGCGCCCAGCGCGAAGGCCTGCTGCCGGCTCCGAAGCCCCGCGCTCCCCGGTAA
- a CDS encoding UbiX family flavin prenyltransferase: MNGAVRNPPRRLIVGISGASGITYGIRALEALRELEVESHLVVSRAALLTLSQETDLSPDDLTGRADVVHKLNDVGATIASGSFRTMGMLIAPCSVRTMGEIATGVTSTLLTRAADVALKERRPLVLMVRETPFHLGHLRTMTALAEMGATIAPPLPAFYAKPTTIAEMVDQSVGRALDVFGLDWTAVKRWDGLK; this comes from the coding sequence GTGAACGGAGCTGTACGGAACCCGCCCCGACGGCTCATCGTCGGAATTTCCGGCGCATCCGGAATAACTTACGGGATCCGCGCCCTCGAGGCCCTGCGGGAACTTGAGGTCGAAAGCCACCTGGTGGTCAGCCGCGCCGCCCTGCTCACTTTGTCGCAGGAGACCGATCTGTCTCCCGACGATCTGACCGGCCGCGCGGACGTGGTTCACAAGCTCAATGACGTCGGCGCCACCATCGCGTCGGGCTCCTTCCGGACCATGGGCATGCTGATCGCCCCCTGCTCCGTGCGGACGATGGGCGAGATCGCCACCGGGGTGACCTCCACCCTGTTGACCCGCGCCGCCGACGTAGCGCTGAAGGAGCGCCGTCCGCTGGTGCTGATGGTGCGCGAGACGCCCTTCCACCTCGGCCACCTGCGCACCATGACCGCCCTGGCCGAGATGGGCGCCACCATCGCCCCGCCCCTGCCCGCCTTCTATGCGAAGCCGACCACCATCGCCGAGATGGTCGATCAGTCCGTCGGACGGGCGCTGGACGTCTTCGGCCTCGACTGGACGGCGGTGAAGCGCTGGGACGGCCTGAAATGA
- a CDS encoding BrnT family toxin: protein MEFEWDPDKAAANLRKHGVSFEIATQVFFDENAVFEDDPYAQGEYRQTVTGYSDLGILLVVFTERHLDVIRIISAREASRHERRQYGAL, encoded by the coding sequence GTGGAGTTCGAATGGGACCCGGACAAGGCTGCGGCGAACCTCAGAAAGCATGGGGTGTCGTTCGAAATCGCCACGCAGGTGTTCTTCGACGAGAATGCGGTCTTCGAAGACGATCCCTACGCCCAAGGCGAGTACCGGCAGACCGTGACTGGCTACTCGGATCTGGGAATTTTGCTGGTCGTTTTTACGGAACGCCATCTCGACGTCATCCGCATCATCTCAGCCCGGGAAGCCTCGCGTCATGAGCGAAGACAATATGGTGCGCTATAG
- a CDS encoding DUF1013 domain-containing protein, translated as MTDILMPKATAVWMVDNTSLTFEQIADFCGLHPLEVRGIADGDVARDIRGVDPITGGQLTREELDKAQDDSNYRMKAVVSRHAELLKSAKPAPKYTPVSRRQDRPDAIAWFVRNHPEVTDAQISKLLGTTKATIETVRNRTHWNSANIKPVDPVTLGLVGQLALDELVKKAAEKKAKDDAKRGGATLQAVDAPVEDAEPEFVPEERERRGAEPTAESVFGARD; from the coding sequence ATGACCGACATTCTGATGCCCAAGGCCACCGCGGTCTGGATGGTCGACAACACCTCGCTGACGTTCGAGCAGATCGCCGACTTCTGCGGCCTGCATCCGCTGGAAGTGCGCGGCATCGCCGACGGTGACGTGGCGCGCGACATCCGCGGCGTCGATCCGATCACCGGCGGACAGCTGACCCGCGAAGAGCTGGACAAGGCCCAGGACGATTCGAACTACCGCATGAAGGCCGTGGTCAGCCGCCACGCCGAACTGCTCAAGTCGGCCAAGCCGGCGCCGAAATACACTCCGGTCTCGCGTCGTCAGGACCGCCCGGACGCCATCGCATGGTTCGTCCGCAACCACCCGGAAGTGACCGACGCCCAGATCTCGAAGCTGCTCGGCACCACCAAGGCCACCATCGAGACCGTGCGGAACCGCACGCACTGGAACTCGGCCAACATCAAGCCGGTCGACCCGGTGACCCTGGGCCTCGTCGGCCAGCTGGCGCTGGACGAGCTGGTCAAAAAGGCCGCCGAGAAGAAGGCCAAGGACGACGCCAAGCGTGGCGGCGCCACCCTGCAGGCCGTCGATGCCCCGGTCGAGGATGCCGAACCGGAGTTCGTCCCCGAGGAGCGCGAGCGCCGCGGCGCCGAACCGACCGCCGAGTCGGTCTTCGGCGCCCGCGACTAA
- a CDS encoding DNA-binding transcriptional regulator: MSEDNMVRYRPPPGGYRITEEDRRRFEAMTEEERYAAALSDPDCPPLTEEQLARMKRITIARSARWRSGMTQQAFADAFGFTLGRLRDLEQGRTQPDKATESYLRLIREDAKAVIEMLAKAA, from the coding sequence ATGAGCGAAGACAATATGGTGCGCTATAGGCCTCCCCCGGGGGGCTACAGGATCACCGAAGAAGATCGACGTCGCTTTGAGGCGATGACCGAGGAAGAGCGGTACGCCGCCGCCCTGTCCGATCCGGATTGCCCGCCGCTGACCGAAGAGCAACTGGCGCGGATGAAGCGGATCACCATCGCGCGGTCGGCGCGCTGGCGTTCGGGGATGACGCAGCAGGCCTTTGCGGACGCCTTCGGGTTCACGCTCGGGCGACTGCGCGATCTCGAGCAGGGGCGGACACAGCCCGACAAGGCAACGGAATCCTATCTGCGCCTGATCCGTGAAGACGCGAAGGCGGTCATCGAAATGCTGGCCAAGGCGGCCTGA